GGGGCCGCGTCGTCGACGTCGACGGCAAGTACGGCGAGTTCGAGCTGACCGTCGAGGCGCTCGTGACCGACGACTGCATCTCCTGTATGAAATGCGTCCACGAGGGGCCCGACGGGATGGTGACCCGCTACCCGGTCGACATCGATCCCGAGGCCCCGGTCGGGGAGTGGGTGACGGTCTGTCCGACCGACGCCATCGAGATGGAGGGCGTCGAGCGGACGATCGAGTGCGATCAGGTGATCTACCCCGAGGGGGAGGGGCCGATCGGCGGCCAGCGGGGCTACCACACGGGCCCGGTCGACGCGGCGACGGTCAACGAGGTCGAACGGCTGCTCGGCGGGTTCGAGGGGATCGACTTCCTGGATCTGGAGATGGAGGTCTGTGCCGCCGGGACGTCCGGCGAGATGGGCTGTAACGAGTGCGTCGAGGCCTGTCCCCACGACGCGGTCGAGCGGGCCGCGATCGACGAGGTCGAGTTCCACCTCGACAGCTGCCAGAACTGCGGGGCCTGTACCAGCGCCTGTCCGACCGGTGCGACCCAGCTCCAGGAGCCGAGCAACGAGCGCCTCGCCCGCGAGGTCGAGGCGCTGCTGGCGCCGACGGGCGACGACGGCGGGTTCGTCAGCGGACTCCTCGGGGGTTCGAGCGCGAGCATCGAGACGCCGATGATCGCGTTCGTCTGTTCGGAGCGCGCCCAGAACGCGCTCCAGGAGTACGGCCGACTGGCGGCCGCGGGGCGGGCCGATCTCGAGTATCCCCCGATCCTGCCCGTCTCGGTCAACTGCACCGACACCGTCGGCGAGGCCCACGTCCTCCACGCGCTGGCGGCCGGCGCCGACGGCGTCGCGATCGTCGGCTGCGGCGGGAGCTGTCTCCACTCCGGCCCGGATCCGAAAGCCGAGCTCGTCGAGCGGGTCAACCGGGCGACGACCGATCTGGGACTGGGCGAGCGAGTCTCCTTCTTCGCGCCCAACCCCGACGAGCCCGAGGCGTTCGTCGAGGAGCTCTCCGAGTTCGCCGTCACGGAACTCGAGGCGTCGCCGATCCCCGCCGGCGAGCACGAGGCGACGGGCGAGATCGACGACCCCGGGCGGGAGAATCCACCGTTCGACAGCCACGGCTGGACCCTCGAGAGCGTCCGGGCGATCCTCGACCACGTCGAGCCCGAGCGGGAGGTGATCCGCGGGCTGAAGGACTTCGGGATCGTCGACGTCGCGGACGGCTGTACGCTGACCCCGACCTGTACGAGCTACTGTCCGACCGACGCGCTCCGGCGCACGGAGAACGGCCTCGATTTCAACCACGAGCGCTGTGTCAACTGCGGGCTCTGCGAGGACGTCTGCGTCGAGGGCGTCATCAGCGTCAAGGACGGGCTCGACCTGTCGCTGCTGCCGGAGAACAAGGCGACGGAGCCGGACCCCGCCTGGGAGCGGGTGTACGAGGGCTCGATGCTGTCGTGTGCCGGCTGCGGCCAGGAGTTCACCAGCGAGGCGACCGCCGACGCGATCGAGGACCAGATCGGCGACGTCGTCACCGACCTCGCTCCCGACACCGAGGAGAGCATCTTCCAGTACTGTCCGGAGTGTCGCGCGCGGCTGCTCCACGACGTGTAGCCGCTCTCGAGGACTCTCGAATCGCTGTTTTTGGACCGCGGCTCACTCGGGGTGTTCGATCGTCCAGTCGGCCTTCTCGGCGGCCGTCGCAAGCGGGACGAACTCCCAGCCGGCCTCGTCGGCGATCCACGCCTCGCTCTCGGCGCCGACGACGACCATCCGCTCGGCGTAGAACATCGAGTCGGGCGTGACGTCCGCGAGTCGCTCAGCCGGACCAGTCTCGGAACCGCCGAAGAAGTCGAGTTCGATCCGCTCGTCGCGCTGGAACTTCCGGATCGCCGGCGTCGAGACCGTCCCGACGATCCCGATCCAGTCGGCCCACCCCCTGGCGTCGCCGACGACGAACTGCGGGTCCTCGAGCCGGTTGATCGCCTGGTAGGTGAACGCGAGGGTCATGTCGTCGGCCGACGTCGCCTCGCCGTGATCGGTCGTCCGGGGCGTCGAGTCGGTCGACGCCGTCCCGTCCGTTTCCGTTTCGGCCTCCGACGCCGCGCTCGTACTCCCGCCGGCGCCGCCTCCGCCGCGATCCTCCGGGACGCCGACCGGCCCCTCCGTGGCTCCCGGGACCTGTGGCACGCGTCGTGGCGCCTCAGTGTCGTCGCCGTCGTCCTCGGCGTCGCTCCCGGGAGACGCTTCGGTCGTCGCCTCCGAGGACGTCTCCCCCCAAACGGGGTCGGCCTCGTTCTCCGGATCTCCCTCGCCCTGCCAGAGCCAGTCGCCGTAGGTGGCCGCCTCGTCGTCCTCGTCCTCGCCGACGTCCATCTCGTCGAGGTCGATACTGTCGGTCATCGGCGACGGACGCCCCCCTCGAGCGGTCGGCTACCGGTTCCGGATCGTCGCCCGTCTCTCGCGGTCGCGGCTGCCAGTTCCACCCCGACCGTGACGGACCGTCTCCCGGCGTCCTCGGCCGTTCGGACGCTCCGTGACCGGTCGATCGGCAGTGTTGTCGTGGCCATCGTCAGTAGTTCGCGGTGTAGAATTGGTAAATGCCACGGTGTCTGTGCTGCTGTTGGAACGTTGAACATATGGCTACCCAGAAGCGTAAACACTCAAGAGTATTTAATAACCGATTCAGGTTATTCCGATTCAAAGGATTAATAACTCGAGATTACTTTCACCGACCTATGTCTCGGTCATCACTCGACCTTGATCGGCGGGGGTTCCTGAAAGCCGGTGCTGCGGGGACCCTCGCAACGGCGGTCGGGGGGCGAACGCTTCTTCAGCAGCGAGCAGCCGCGGACGAAGACGACGTCGTCGACCCCGACGCAGCGGATGAGCTGGTGAAGACTGTCTGTACACACTGTTCGGTCGGCTGTGGGGTACAGATGGCCGTCGATGAGGGGGCTGTCGTCGGACAGGAAACCTGGGACGACAACCCGGTCAATCAGGGCGGGCTCTGCTCGAAAGGTGCCTCGTTGACCCAGTCGGTCAACTCCGACCGACGGCTGAAGAAGCCGCTGAAACTCGAGGACGGCGAATGGATCCAGATGGAGTGGGACGAGATCCTCGAGGAGATCACCGGTCGGCTCAACGAGATCCGCGAGGACGTCGGCCCCCACGGTACGTTCTGGGCGGGGTCGGCGAAACACAGCAACGAGGCCGCCTACCTGATCCGGAAACTCTCCGCGCTCTACGGCACGAACAACATCGACCACCAGGCGCGGATCTGTCACTCGACGACCGTCGAGGGGATCGCGAACACCTGGGGTGTCGGCGCCATGACGAACAACTCGAACGACATGGCGAACGTCGACGTCAACCTCATTATCGGCCACAACCCCCTCGAGAGCCATCCCGTCGCCTGGCAGTACTTCCAGGAGGCCCAGGAACGGGGCGGGAAACACATCGTCGCCGAACCGCGTTACACCAAGACCGCGGCCGCGGCCGACGACTACTACCAGTTCCGCTCGGGAACGGACGTCGCGCTCATCTACGGGCTGATCTATCACATCGTCTACAACCTCGAGGCCCACGACGAGGAGTTCATCGAGAGCCGCGTGATGGTCGACACCTGGGAGGAGTTCCGCGACGACGTCCTCCCCGAGTACGACCTCGAGACCGTCTCCGACATCTGTGGGATCTCCGAGGACGAACTGCGGGAGCTCGCCGAGGAGCTCGCCGACGCCGAGGTGAGCTGCGTCGAGTGGGCAATGGGCGGCACCCAGCACAACAACGCGACGGGCAACGTCCGGGCGTACGCGATGTTGAACCTGACGCTCGGCCACGCCGCCCAGTCCGGCGGCGGCACGCCGATCTTCCGGGGTCACGACAACGTCCAGGGCGCAACCGACCTCGGTGTCGACTCGGGCAACACCCCCGGCTACTACGGGCTCGGCCAGGACGCCTGGGAGCACTGGGCCAACGTCTGGACCGAGACCGAAAGCACCTCCGGGGAGATCAGCTACGACGAGCTCCACGACCGGTTCCACTCGACGGAGCTGATGGAGAAACGCGGGTTTGCGGTCTCGCGCTGGTACGAGGGCGTCCTCGACGAGGACTGGGAGATCTACCAGCCCGATCCGCTTCGGGCGGCGGTCTTCTGGGGCCACGGGCTCGCGTCGCTCACCGAGTACAAGAAGGTGCGACGCGCGGTCAACGAGCTGGATTTCATCGTCAACATCGACGTCTTCCCGAACCAGGTCGCCGAACTCACCGACAGCGACACCGACGTCTACATGCTGCCGGCCTCGACCAACATCGAGGAGGCCGGCAGCGTCGTCAACACCGGCCGTCAGATCCAGTGGCGGTCCAAAGCGATCGAGCCCCGCCACGACTCCAAGGAAGACTGGAAGCTGCTGTGTGAGTTCGCCGACCACCTCGGCTTCGGCGAGCACTTCGACTACGACGAGGTCGAGGACGTCACGCGGGAGATCAACCTCGGCGTCCGATCGGTCGGATACGTGGGGCACACGCCCGAACGGCTGAAGCTCCACCAGGAGAACACCGAGCTGTTCAGCGCGGAGGACCTGCAGGCGGATCTCGACGAGGACCACGAGCTGTACGACGAGCTCGACGGCGACTTCTACGGGCTGCCGTGGCCGTGCTGGCACGAGGACCACCCCGGGACGCCGATCCTCTACGACGCCTCGCTACACCCCTCCGAGGGCGGGATGGACTTCCGCGCCCGGTGGTGGGGCGAGGAGGACCCGGACGTCGATCCCGAGGATCAGCTTCGGGATCCGTTCGAGCCGGACTGGTGGGACGGCGAGATCGAGGGCGTCCCCCAGTACCCCATGTTCTCGACGGTGCTTCCGGACCCCGAGAACCCGGCCGCAGCGACGATCCCGATCGAGGGCGCGTTCGACGAGGGGACGTCGGTCGCCGACGTCGCCCAGGCACTGGCCGACGAGGGGTACGATATCGACCTCGAGGAGTACGCGGAGTTCGACAACCCACAGCCCGACGCCCCGTGGGGCCGCGGCCGGGCCCGGATGAAGGCCTGGAACCTCGAGGACGAGATCCCCGTCCACCGCGAGCCCGCGGTGACGCCCCGGCCCGACCTCGTCGACGACTACCCCTGTAACGAGCGCGTCGAGGATCACTGGCGGCTCGAACTCGACAACGCGGGCGTCCAGCAGGACAACATCGACGCGGTCGAGGAGCTCGCCGACGCCGGCGACGCCGACCCGCTGGTCCTCACTTCCGGACGACAGGTCGAACACAAGGGTGCCGGCGCGGTGACCCGCAGCACGCAGGGAACCGCATCGCGAGCGCCGATGATGTACCTCGAGATCCATCCCGACGTCGCCGAGAACGACCTCGGCGGCGTCGAGGAGGGCGACTGGATCGTCGTCACGACCCCGCACGCCGAGATGGTCATTCAGGCCAGACCGACGGGTCGGGTCCCCGAGGACCACGCGTTCGCCCCGTACCACTGGAGCGGAATCCTCGAGGGCGAATCGATGATGGACAGCGTCCCGGACGGGATGGAGCCGCTGGTGATCGGCGAAACGATCAACAGCGGGACCGCCCCCGCGTACGACCGCGAGACCCAGATGCAGGAGACGAAGACGACGCTGTGTAACGTCCGGGTAGCCGAGGACGACGAGATCCCCGAGCTGACGGACCAGCAGCTCCAGTGGCAGGAACAGCGCATCAACCGTCACAAGCGATAGGTGAGAGTACATGAGCACACAAGAATCTAACAGCGGACCGGCACGAGTAATTCCGAACTGGGAGTCCTGTATCGACTGTGGCGCCTGCGAGGTCGCCTGTCAGCGCACCTGGGATCTCCCGCCGGAGAGCGACCGAATCCAGGTCGTCGCGATCGGTCACGGGACCGACGAGGAGGCGAACAAACCGATGCAGTGTTACAACTGCGCCGAAGCACCCTGCGTCGAGGTCTGTCCGACCGAGGCGCTGCGCATCCGCGACAGCGGGAGCGTCCGCGTCGACGCGGACATGTGCATTGGCTGTCACTACTGCGGCGTCGGCTGTCCGTTCGGCGCGCCCCAGTATCCCGACGCGGAAGTGCCGGAGGCCGAGGAGACCGAGCCGATGGGATCCCGGAGCAACGGCCTGATGGACAAGTGTACGACCTGCGAGCCGCGCCAGGAGGAGGGTCTCGAGCCCGCCTGTTCCTCGGAGTGTCCGACCGACGCCTTGCTGTTTGGCACCCCCGAGCAGCTCTCGGAGAAGCTCGACGAGGACGGCGTCTCGACGCCGTTCTCGGAGGAGGGCGCCGAGATCGTCTTCGGCGAGGACGCGGACGAGATCATGGGGGACTGACCACCGATGCCAACCGAAGTCACGTTCGATCTTCCGTACAGTCAGTGGAACTGGCAGATCGGCGTCTACATCGCGCTGATCGGGATCGCCAGCGGCGCGTACCTGACGGGGTACGTCGCGGACCTGCTGGCCTCGCGGCGGGACGCCCGAGGCCACGGCGACGTCGCGAAGTACGGGTATCTCGCCGGACTGCTCGGACTGGCGATCGGGCCGCCGATCCTGCTGTCGCACCTCGCGACGCCGTTCCGGGCGATGCTGGTGCCGCTGACGATGACGAACTTCGACTCGTGGATGACCATCGGCGCGTACCTGCTCGGCGGGCTCGGGCTGGGAGCGTTTCTGATGTTCGCCTGGGTCGCGTTCGGCCGAAACCGACCGCACGCGCCCGATCGGACCGGCTCTGGTACCGTCGTGGCCGACGGCGGCACGGAGCGTGGCCCCGCCAGAGCCGCGACGAGCGACGCGAACGGTGGACTGCGCGGCGTCGCGGATCGGGTCGGCCTGCTCGACCTGGTCGACTCGATCGCGGACGCCACCCGTCCCTCGGAGACGGTCCGGCTCGCGATCGGGGGCGTGTTCTCGCTCGCCGCGGCCGGCGTGCTGATCTACTCGGCGATGGCGTACGGCTCCGGGATGACCGAGCGGGTCCCGCTCTGGGACAAGACGTTCCTGCTACCGCTCCAGATCTTCGGCGGGCTGGGCGTCGGACTGGCCGCTGCGGTCGGGCTGGCTGCGCTGGCTAACCGCAACCCCGGCCGCGCCGTCCAGCAGTACTCGCTGGCGGTCGCCGGGCTGCTGGCGGCAGCGCTGGCGATGGTCGTCGCGACGGTCACGCTGCTGCCCGAGCAGCTTCCCGCCGCGGAGCCGGCAGTCGAGAACCTGCTCACCACGTACGCCACGCTGTTCGTCGGCGTGGCCGTGATCGGCGGACTGGTCGTGCCGATCCTGCTGTCGGTCGGCGCGGTCGTCGGCCAGCGACGCGGCGCGCTCTCGCCGACGGCGGCGACGGCGTCGTACGTCACCGTCGCCCTCCTCGCGGTAGTCGGGAAGGTCGCGCTGGCGCTGACCTACCTGCTCGCCGCCGAGTTCGAGCCGCTCATCCTCCCGCTGTAGGCGGCCCCGAGTCAACTCTTTTAACCCGAACTAACCCGTGGTACCGGTATGGAACGGACGAACGATCCCACGACCGAGCTCGCGGATCTGTACGCGTTTCTCTCGGGCGTTCTGGCGGACCCGCCCGACGAGGCTGCCGTCGAACGGCTCGCCGACGAGCCGCTTCCGCGGCAGGCGTCGCCGCAGGCGCTCGACACCGGTTTCCAGCTGCTCGACAAGTGGCGGGCCAGGGTCGACGATCCCGAGGACGCGGCGACGGAGCTGAATCGGGTCCACACCCGACTGTTCGTCGGACCGCGACCGCGGATGCAGGTCCACGAGTCCTGGTACGCCGACGACTACCTCGGCGAGCCGCTCGCGGCCGTCAAAAGCTCCTACCGCGATCTCGGCATCCGGCCGTCGACGGAGCTCCGCGAGGAGGCCGACCACGCCGCCGTCGAGCTGGCAGCCCTCGAGATCCTGGCCCGCGAGAGTAACGACGAGTACCGACGCGCCTTCCTGCAGGCCCACGGCTGGTGGCTGCGGGAGCTGGCCCGGGACATCCAGGAGATGGCCGACGACCCCTTCTACGAGGGCGTCGGCTGGCTGCTCGAGGGCGTCTTTCAGGCCGACACCTACCTGCTCGGTCTCGACCCCGACGACCTCTCGCCGGGCTACGAGCAGCTCTCGACGAACGGCGAGTAGCTCGTTTTTCGTCGGCTCTCTCGGGCGATTGCGATCGCAGGGAACGAACGCTACAGCTCCTCGAGACCGAGCCGTTCGAGGGTTCGGCCGGTCGGGACGCCGTCGTCCCATCCCCGACGCTCGTAGTACCGCTCGAGGGTCTCCTCGAAGCCGGCCGCGTCGATCGCCGCGCCGTCGTTGGGGCCGCCCTCGAGCGGTTCCGTGAGTCGCTCGGGGAGCGTATCGTCCTCGCGGGAAAAGCCCTCGCGACAGTTGAAGAGTCGAATCAGCGTCCAGACGCGCTCGCCGACCCGGCGTAACTCCTCGGGATCGTAGTCGCGGCCGATCGCTGCGAGCCAGTCCGCGCCCAGCGTCCTCGAGAGCGCCTCCCCGAAGAAGTCGTCGGCGATCAGGCTCCAGAGGACGGCCCGGCGGTCCTGCTCGGCGATCACCGCGTCCACGCGGTCGACGGTGCTCCAGTCGGTCCCACCCAGCGCCTCGACCTCGACCGGGCGCGCGCGACGGTGGCAGGCGCCCCGATCGCTGGTCGCGTAGGCAAGCGCCATCGCGGACGCGCCGCGGGGATCGTAGGCGGGTAGCGCCATCCCCTTCACCGAGGGAATCAGGTCGTCACCGCCGAACTCGGCCGCGGCCGCGTCGACGCCGTCTGCCAGCGCGTCACCGAGCGGACTCGAGCGGCGAGCGATCTCCTCGATCAGCTCGCGGGCGCCGTCCTCGTCGCCGAACTCGAGCTCGCGGTCGATCAACCCCGTCTCGCTCGCGCGGATCGCCCAGGCGACGGCGTTGCCCCCAGAGATCACGTCAAGCGCCAGCCGATCGCAGACCGAGCCCAGCGTCGCAACGGCGTCAAAATCGTCGATTCCCAGGCCCGCACCCAGCGAGATCGGCGTCGACCCCCGCGGGACGCTCTCGCCGTCCTCGCTCTCGACCTGGAACCCGCCGGGAACCGGGTCGTCGGCGCGCTCGCGGTCGTGAGCGGCGTCGCGAACGGCCTCGATACCGATCCCCTCGGCGCCGTCGAACTGACCCTCCTGCCAGCCGCGGGTCGGGAGAACGCCGACCTCGTTGGCGAAATCGATCGTCTCGAGGGTCTCGCTGGCGGCCTGCCAGCGCCCGGTGTCGTCGTCGGCAAACGCCACCTCGTACCGACGGTGGAGCTTCCGGAGGTCATCGTCGAGCGTCGGCGGATCGTCGTGAGCGACCAGCGCCTTCAGCCGCTTCGCACCCATCACCGCGCCCGCGCCGCCGCGGCCGGCGTGGTGGTCGCCGCCCCCGGAGGCGATCGTCGCGTAGGAGACACCCTGTTCTCCGGCGGGACCGATGCAGGCGACCGCGGCCTCGTCCGCCCGCTCGGCGGTCTCGCGGGCGTCGAGCCCCCACCAGTCCTCGGCCGGCTCGATCGAGACCTCGCCGTCGGCAACCTCGAGCCTGACGGGGCGCTCGGCCCGTCCGGAGACGAGGACGCCGACGTTGTCGCCGAGCGAGCCCGCGAGCCGGCCGGCCATCTCCCCGCCCGCGTAGGAGTCGAGGAAGGCGCCGGTCAGGGGCGACTTGGTGACGACGACGTAGCGTTGCTCGCCGGGGAGGAACCCGGTCAGCGGCCCCGTGAGAAAGAGCAGGACGTTCTCGTCGCCAAGCGGGTCCGCGCCTGGCTCGAGCTCCTCGTAGAGGTAGCGAGCCCCCAGCCCCTTCCCGCCGACGAAGTCGTTGCGCCACGACTCGGGTACCGGTTCGTATGTGACCGACTCGGCCGCGAGGTCGACGCGGACGAGAGACTCCCCCGTTTCCATGCAGTCCACTGATCGTAACCGCCGAACGATAGTTAAAGCTCTCGGCTAGGGAGAGACGACGTCGACGACGGGGTCGTCCTCGAGCAGCCGCGTGAGGACGACCCTGGGAACCGTTCGTCGGTCGTGGATTGCGGTCGCGATCTCGCGGGCGGCGGTCTCGAGCTCGGGGGTGTCGACCATGTTCACCAGCGGGATCACGGTCGCGTCCTCGGGAACGTCCTTGCAGCCGCCCCGCTCGCTGGCGACAACCGTCGCGACGTCGGTCGCCGAGATTCGATCGCCGGGCTCGAGGTCGGTGATCGCCGCGACCCGCTCGGGGCGGTGGACGTGCTCCTCGTCGAGTCGTTCGCCGACGATCTTC
This genomic window from Natronococcus occultus SP4 contains:
- a CDS encoding hydrogenase iron-sulfur subunit, which produces MNEGAFVCSCAGTCDIDLEEAREGIEDVEVAASSQLLCQDKLEAFEQVIEEYELDEMVVTCPEAKAQEKIEAAAERQGLRADNVEFVDQREGAGWVHEREAATAKTSRLVNAATAGQEADRRPRSSIHRAGYEVVVVGDPSTAAAIADSADVTLLANGEELATADADLEDVDVERGRVVDVDGKYGEFELTVEALVTDDCISCMKCVHEGPDGMVTRYPVDIDPEAPVGEWVTVCPTDAIEMEGVERTIECDQVIYPEGEGPIGGQRGYHTGPVDAATVNEVERLLGGFEGIDFLDLEMEVCAAGTSGEMGCNECVEACPHDAVERAAIDEVEFHLDSCQNCGACTSACPTGATQLQEPSNERLAREVEALLAPTGDDGGFVSGLLGGSSASIETPMIAFVCSERAQNALQEYGRLAAAGRADLEYPPILPVSVNCTDTVGEAHVLHALAAGADGVAIVGCGGSCLHSGPDPKAELVERVNRATTDLGLGERVSFFAPNPDEPEAFVEELSEFAVTELEASPIPAGEHEATGEIDDPGRENPPFDSHGWTLESVRAILDHVEPEREVIRGLKDFGIVDVADGCTLTPTCTSYCPTDALRRTENGLDFNHERCVNCGLCEDVCVEGVISVKDGLDLSLLPENKATEPDPAWERVYEGSMLSCAGCGQEFTSEATADAIEDQIGDVVTDLAPDTEESIFQYCPECRARLLHDV
- a CDS encoding aldehyde ferredoxin oxidoreductase family protein produces the protein METGESLVRVDLAAESVTYEPVPESWRNDFVGGKGLGARYLYEELEPGADPLGDENVLLFLTGPLTGFLPGEQRYVVVTKSPLTGAFLDSYAGGEMAGRLAGSLGDNVGVLVSGRAERPVRLEVADGEVSIEPAEDWWGLDARETAERADEAAVACIGPAGEQGVSYATIASGGGDHHAGRGGAGAVMGAKRLKALVAHDDPPTLDDDLRKLHRRYEVAFADDDTGRWQAASETLETIDFANEVGVLPTRGWQEGQFDGAEGIGIEAVRDAAHDRERADDPVPGGFQVESEDGESVPRGSTPISLGAGLGIDDFDAVATLGSVCDRLALDVISGGNAVAWAIRASETGLIDRELEFGDEDGARELIEEIARRSSPLGDALADGVDAAAAEFGGDDLIPSVKGMALPAYDPRGASAMALAYATSDRGACHRRARPVEVEALGGTDWSTVDRVDAVIAEQDRRAVLWSLIADDFFGEALSRTLGADWLAAIGRDYDPEELRRVGERVWTLIRLFNCREGFSREDDTLPERLTEPLEGGPNDGAAIDAAGFEETLERYYERRGWDDGVPTGRTLERLGLEEL
- a CDS encoding 4Fe-4S dicluster domain-containing protein, with protein sequence MSTQESNSGPARVIPNWESCIDCGACEVACQRTWDLPPESDRIQVVAIGHGTDEEANKPMQCYNCAEAPCVEVCPTEALRIRDSGSVRVDADMCIGCHYCGVGCPFGAPQYPDAEVPEAEETEPMGSRSNGLMDKCTTCEPRQEEGLEPACSSECPTDALLFGTPEQLSEKLDEDGVSTPFSEEGAEIVFGEDADEIMGD
- a CDS encoding molybdopterin-dependent oxidoreductase: MSRSSLDLDRRGFLKAGAAGTLATAVGGRTLLQQRAAADEDDVVDPDAADELVKTVCTHCSVGCGVQMAVDEGAVVGQETWDDNPVNQGGLCSKGASLTQSVNSDRRLKKPLKLEDGEWIQMEWDEILEEITGRLNEIREDVGPHGTFWAGSAKHSNEAAYLIRKLSALYGTNNIDHQARICHSTTVEGIANTWGVGAMTNNSNDMANVDVNLIIGHNPLESHPVAWQYFQEAQERGGKHIVAEPRYTKTAAAADDYYQFRSGTDVALIYGLIYHIVYNLEAHDEEFIESRVMVDTWEEFRDDVLPEYDLETVSDICGISEDELRELAEELADAEVSCVEWAMGGTQHNNATGNVRAYAMLNLTLGHAAQSGGGTPIFRGHDNVQGATDLGVDSGNTPGYYGLGQDAWEHWANVWTETESTSGEISYDELHDRFHSTELMEKRGFAVSRWYEGVLDEDWEIYQPDPLRAAVFWGHGLASLTEYKKVRRAVNELDFIVNIDVFPNQVAELTDSDTDVYMLPASTNIEEAGSVVNTGRQIQWRSKAIEPRHDSKEDWKLLCEFADHLGFGEHFDYDEVEDVTREINLGVRSVGYVGHTPERLKLHQENTELFSAEDLQADLDEDHELYDELDGDFYGLPWPCWHEDHPGTPILYDASLHPSEGGMDFRARWWGEEDPDVDPEDQLRDPFEPDWWDGEIEGVPQYPMFSTVLPDPENPAAATIPIEGAFDEGTSVADVAQALADEGYDIDLEEYAEFDNPQPDAPWGRGRARMKAWNLEDEIPVHREPAVTPRPDLVDDYPCNERVEDHWRLELDNAGVQQDNIDAVEELADAGDADPLVLTSGRQVEHKGAGAVTRSTQGTASRAPMMYLEIHPDVAENDLGGVEEGDWIVVTTPHAEMVIQARPTGRVPEDHAFAPYHWSGILEGESMMDSVPDGMEPLVIGETINSGTAPAYDRETQMQETKTTLCNVRVAEDDEIPELTDQQLQWQEQRINRHKR
- a CDS encoding DUF7124 domain-containing protein, whose product is MTDSIDLDEMDVGEDEDDEAATYGDWLWQGEGDPENEADPVWGETSSEATTEASPGSDAEDDGDDTEAPRRVPQVPGATEGPVGVPEDRGGGGAGGSTSAASEAETETDGTASTDSTPRTTDHGEATSADDMTLAFTYQAINRLEDPQFVVGDARGWADWIGIVGTVSTPAIRKFQRDERIELDFFGGSETGPAERLADVTPDSMFYAERMVVVGAESEAWIADEAGWEFVPLATAAEKADWTIEHPE
- a CDS encoding TorD/DmsD family molecular chaperone, translated to MERTNDPTTELADLYAFLSGVLADPPDEAAVERLADEPLPRQASPQALDTGFQLLDKWRARVDDPEDAATELNRVHTRLFVGPRPRMQVHESWYADDYLGEPLAAVKSSYRDLGIRPSTELREEADHAAVELAALEILARESNDEYRRAFLQAHGWWLRELARDIQEMADDPFYEGVGWLLEGVFQADTYLLGLDPDDLSPGYEQLSTNGE